One region of Phragmites australis chromosome 18, lpPhrAust1.1, whole genome shotgun sequence genomic DNA includes:
- the LOC133899303 gene encoding U-box domain-containing protein 39-like produces MGAERAQRWKLLPFRFAPAAAKPKHRAPDVLVLSAPTRKEEEEEVPGEFLCPILGAPMADPVILPSGRTYERACVQACAELGLSLGTNGVVGEEPGGAGAVAIPNNALRAAVRTWCARSGRAAPVAPFAEEARKAVLRAARVPPARSASNLSCSSEGASAASTPSSSSAGSSTEMAAGEVVRGKEAMKEREEEFIRIEEAEEEVLAKAVEAGDEGEVEAAMAALRRATRDGKARRRELCGSRLLAALRRVLLSSRHTASARADAAAALANLSLEPENTVPIVRAGAVPALIEVLASAAAPPEAREHAAGALFGLALHEENRAAIGVLGAVPLLLAVLTTCDHALRARRDAGMALYHLSLAAVNQSKLARAPGAGRSLLSVASNVAEPSPIRRLALMVICNVAACVEGRTALMDAGAVATVSAILSDDARNSDLQEWCVAALYAMSRGSPRFRGLARAAGADRPLILIAEHAHAGVHKEMAQMALRAMLDLGDNSDGDLSDCRNSEGNYGGGSFASAPSHSHRRRAASWASAATPPSSHHWRSVFID; encoded by the coding sequence ATGGGTGCCGAGCGCGCGCAGCGCTGGAAGCTGCTTCCTTTCCGCTTTGCGCCGGCAGCGGCCAAGCCGAAGCACAGGGCGCCAGACGTTCTTGTTCTTTCGGCCCCgacgaggaaggaggaggaggaagaggtgcCGGGGGAGTTCCTGTGCCCGATCTTGGGCGCACCCATGGCAGACCCCGTGATCCTCCCGTCGGGGCGGACGTACGAACGCGCGTGCGTCCAGGCCTGCGCGGAGCTGGGCCTCTCGCTCGGCACGAACGGAGTGGTCGGGGAGGAGCCGGGTGGTGCTGGTGCCGTGGCCATACCCAACAACGCGCTCCGGGCGGCCGTCAGGACGTGGTGCGCGCGGTCTGGACGCGCGGCGCCCGTGGCGCCTTTCGCCGAGGAGGCGCGGAAGGCCGTGCTCCGCGCGGCGCGGGTGCCGCCGGCGAGGTCGGCGTCGAATCTGTCGTGCTCGTCGGAGGGGGCGTCCGCTGCGTCGACGCCATCGTCGTCGTCGGCTGGGTCGTCAACGGAGATGGCTGCGGGGGAGGTGGTGCGCGGGAAGGAGGCgatgaaagagagagaagaggagtttATTAGAATTgaagaggcggaggaggaggtgttggcgaaggcggtggaggccggGGACGAGGGGGAGGTAGAGGCGGCGATGGCCGCGCTGCGTCGGGCGACGCGGGATGGCAAGGCCAGGCGGCGCGAGCTCTGCGGGTCGCGGCTGCTCGCGGCGCTCAGGCGCGTCCTGCTTTCCTCGCGCCACACCGCCTCGGCGcgcgccgacgccgccgcggcgctGGCGAACCTTTCGCTCGAGCCGGAGAATACGGTGCCCATCGTGCGCGCGGGCGCGGTGCCGGCACTCATCGAGGTGCTCGCCtctgccgccgcgccgccggaggCGCGCGAGCACGCGGCCGGCGCGCTCTTTGGCCTCGCCCTCCACGAGGAGAACCGCGCCGCCATCggcgtgctcggggctgtgCCGCTGCTCCTCGCCGTCCTCACCACCTGCGACCATGCCCTGCGCGCGCGCCGCGACGCCGGGATGGCGCTGTACCACCTCTCCCTCGCTGCCGTGAACCAATCCAAGCTCGCGCGTGCCCCGGGCGCGGGCAGGAGCCTGCTCTCCGTCGCGTCCAACGTCGCCGAGCCGTCGCCCATCCGCAGGCTGGCGCTCATGGTAATCTGCAACGTGGCCGCCTGCGTGGAGGGCCGCACCGCTCTAATGGACGCGGGCGCTGTGGCGACGGTGTCCGCCATCCTGTCCGACGACGCTCGCAACTCGGACCTCCAGGAATGGTGTGTGGCCGCACTGTACGCCATGAGCAGGGGTAGCCCGCGGTTCCGGGGGCTCGCCAGAGCGGCCGGCGCGGACCGCCCGCTCATCCTCATCGCCGAGCACGCGCACGCCGGCGTTCACAAGGAGATGGCGCAGATGGCGCTGCGCGCAATGCTGGACCTGGGTGACAATAGCGACGGCGACCTGTCGGACTGCAGGAACAGCGAGGGCAACTATGGCGGCGGCAGCTTCGCATCGG